The following proteins are co-located in the Marinomonas profundi genome:
- a CDS encoding peptide ABC transporter substrate-binding protein — protein sequence MKKTLLASAILATSLFALHAHAADVPAGVELAAKQELVRGGGAEPATLDPQKMEGTPGSIRSKDLFEGLYNQDADGNQIPGVATSFDVNADNTQYTFHLRKDAKWSNGDPVTAEDFVYAFTRAVDPALASPYAWFMEIPSIVNATSIIAGEAEPSTLGVKALDAYTFQVTLERPVPYFVKMTSHQTMFPVPKKVVEKWGDDWTKPEHMVSNGAYKMDEWIVNEKMVFTRNKHYWNDAKTIINQVTYLPIESPNAELKRFQAGQMDLSYEIPNDHFKQLMRDMPDNVVVTPKLGTYYYQYNLTKAPYNDVRVRKALSYAIDRDVITQFVTGTGELPAYSFTPEVVNDFSPATPEYATWTQKERNEKAKALLAEAGYSSSNPLSFSLLYNTNENHKKIAIAIASMWKKTLGVNVTLENQEWKTYLESKKHQQFDIARAGWIGDYNEASTMLDLLTTTHGNNDGKYSNSKYDQLLHDARTMQHPAANYNQAEEIAIEQDMAVAPIYQYTEKRLVKSYLGGYMPNPEDNVYVRDMYIIKH from the coding sequence ATGAAAAAAACATTGCTCGCCAGCGCCATTCTGGCCACCTCTCTTTTTGCTCTACACGCCCACGCCGCTGACGTCCCGGCTGGGGTCGAATTGGCTGCGAAACAAGAACTCGTGCGTGGTGGTGGTGCCGAGCCCGCCACCCTTGACCCACAAAAAATGGAAGGCACGCCCGGTTCGATTCGATCAAAAGACCTGTTCGAAGGGTTATATAACCAAGATGCCGACGGCAACCAAATACCCGGCGTTGCGACAAGCTTTGATGTAAACGCCGACAACACCCAATACACCTTCCACCTACGCAAAGACGCCAAATGGTCTAATGGCGACCCAGTAACCGCGGAAGACTTTGTTTACGCGTTTACCCGTGCCGTTGATCCGGCGCTTGCTTCGCCATACGCTTGGTTCATGGAAATCCCGTCGATTGTGAACGCCACTAGCATCATTGCTGGCGAAGCGGAGCCGTCAACCTTGGGCGTAAAAGCCCTAGACGCTTACACTTTCCAAGTGACCCTTGAGCGCCCTGTGCCTTACTTTGTCAAAATGACCTCGCACCAAACCATGTTCCCCGTCCCCAAAAAAGTGGTCGAGAAATGGGGTGATGATTGGACGAAACCAGAACACATGGTGTCGAACGGCGCCTATAAAATGGACGAATGGATCGTCAACGAGAAGATGGTTTTCACGCGTAACAAACACTATTGGAATGACGCCAAAACCATCATCAACCAGGTTACCTATTTGCCCATTGAATCGCCTAACGCCGAGCTGAAACGCTTTCAAGCGGGTCAAATGGATTTGAGTTATGAAATCCCAAACGACCACTTCAAACAGTTGATGCGCGATATGCCTGATAACGTTGTGGTGACACCAAAATTGGGGACTTACTACTACCAATACAACCTCACCAAAGCGCCCTACAATGACGTTCGCGTACGCAAAGCCTTGTCTTATGCCATCGACCGCGACGTGATTACCCAGTTTGTGACCGGCACAGGCGAGCTGCCTGCGTATTCCTTTACGCCAGAAGTGGTTAATGATTTCTCACCCGCCACGCCAGAATACGCCACTTGGACACAAAAAGAGCGTAACGAAAAAGCCAAAGCGTTATTAGCCGAAGCCGGCTACAGCTCAAGTAACCCGCTGTCTTTTAGCTTGCTGTACAACACCAATGAAAATCACAAGAAAATCGCCATTGCGATTGCCTCAATGTGGAAAAAAACCCTAGGCGTTAACGTCACCTTAGAGAACCAAGAGTGGAAAACCTACCTAGAAAGCAAAAAGCATCAGCAATTTGATATTGCCCGTGCGGGCTGGATTGGCGACTACAATGAAGCCTCTACCATGTTAGACCTGCTCACCACCACGCACGGTAATAACGACGGCAAATACAGCAACAGCAAATACGACCAGCTATTGCACGATGCTCGTACCATGCAGCACCCCGCTGCGAACTACAACCAAGCAGAAGAGATTGCCATCGAGCAAGACATGGCGGTCGCTCCCATCTACCAATACACCGAAAAACGTTTGGTAAAAAGCTACCTAGGTGGCTACATGCCCAATCCAGAAGACAACGTTTACGTGCGTGATATGTACATCATCAAGCACTAA
- the oppB gene encoding oligopeptide ABC transporter permease OppB encodes MLTFISKRILEAIPTLLILITVSFFLMHSAPGSPFSSERTLPPEVLANINAKYHLDEPVINQYFYYLGGLLQGDLGPSFRYKDFTINELIAQSFPVSAEIGIWSFLVALIIGVGCGIIAALRQNSWLDYSVMGVANLGIVLPNFVLAPLCILFFSIYNQWLPPGGWNGGAWPYLVMPVIAMSTSYIAQIARITRGSMIETMHSNFIRTARAKGLPKYRIIFQHALRPAMLPVVSYLGPAFVGIVTGSVIVDVYFGTGGIGQHFINGALNRDYSMVMGVTILVGTLTILFNAIVDILYALIDPKIRY; translated from the coding sequence ATGCTGACATTTATTTCAAAACGCATTTTAGAAGCCATTCCAACCTTGTTGATTTTGATCACGGTTTCTTTCTTCTTGATGCACTCTGCCCCAGGCAGCCCATTTTCCAGCGAACGTACCTTGCCGCCCGAAGTGTTGGCGAACATCAACGCCAAATACCACCTAGATGAACCGGTTATTAATCAGTACTTTTATTATCTCGGAGGCTTGCTGCAAGGGGATTTAGGGCCGTCGTTTCGCTATAAAGATTTCACCATTAACGAACTGATCGCGCAGAGTTTTCCCGTCTCGGCAGAAATCGGCATTTGGTCTTTTCTGGTCGCGCTTATTATTGGCGTGGGCTGCGGTATTATTGCCGCCTTGCGACAAAACTCATGGTTAGATTACAGCGTCATGGGCGTTGCCAACCTCGGCATTGTGTTACCGAATTTCGTTTTGGCGCCGTTGTGCATCCTATTTTTCTCCATTTATAACCAATGGCTCCCCCCCGGTGGCTGGAATGGCGGCGCGTGGCCTTACTTGGTGATGCCGGTGATTGCCATGTCCACCAGCTATATTGCGCAAATCGCCCGTATTACGCGTGGCAGCATGATTGAAACCATGCACTCCAACTTTATCCGTACCGCGCGCGCCAAAGGCTTGCCAAAATACCGCATTATTTTTCAACACGCCTTGCGCCCCGCCATGCTGCCCGTTGTTTCTTATCTTGGACCGGCCTTTGTCGGCATTGTGACCGGCTCGGTGATTGTTGACGTGTATTTTGGTACCGGCGGGATTGGCCAACACTTTATCAATGGCGCCTTGAATCGAGACTACTCCATGGTCATGGGCGTGACCATTTTGGTCGGCACCTTAACGATTCTATTCAATGCCATTGTCGACATTTTATACGCGCTCATTGACCCGAAAATTCGCTACTAA